One Rosa chinensis cultivar Old Blush chromosome 3, RchiOBHm-V2, whole genome shotgun sequence DNA window includes the following coding sequences:
- the LOC112191587 gene encoding serine/arginine-rich splicing factor 6 — translation MSLFIGNLSARTRGDDLQRVFRKFGQCMLNLKDRYGFVVYDFPQDAENALRALQGRNICGEPLILTWSKKQPIPFQGHQRVVRSYALHHGRHSARRGGFASRRMSSNDPRDYRSDINQPDTDGEKLSSVYMLNGGRGDPNKYANDDSREHHDLTEGLPVDGVAKLVDTANRIDNEVEFDRYEPCQSHEGEDEHENCQMAYSGCGSVPQRPQENARTVKITDTTLNRFNDLKSQNGCFSCGDLGHKIRDCPRKYSSGRKPKRFDHRQHDAIGKIGSGEAELERFGSISLEKLRLNKDSASGHRKSMRASDSGKSKATDRTQMKDRGGKKRSRWEGESPKRHSPKKARSVLSPPHSDYPASKSCAASQSSESVSRCSSSRARSQSVFMRAQSLSSDSRSSSKLIRSKSRSRSSSFTSSSESLSRSSYKAHVDLKCPVSKTETPKSKEILLEKRQPIGGDAQRVQNPGSDAAGCSSAQGSKEKVDPENSGGLVVGETHLKDPASEMHVSYCNGNSTCISSEEMCMVLKHYGMELPEESERHLPIEEYLGSARLWPWEIIYYRRLKKGLVSVENYARRVSQNQEFGIIDKYVRSSSGWGEIDEENPCKVNH, via the coding sequence ATGTCTTTGTTTATTGGCAATCTATCAGCTCGCACCCGCGGAGATGATCTTCAGCGTGTCTTTAGGAAGTTTGGACAATGTATGTTAAATCTGAAAGATCGCTATGGGTTTGTAGTATATGATTTCCCGCAAGATGCTGAGAATGCTTTAAGAGCACTACAGGGTAGGAATATCTGTGGGGAGCCTTTAATACTAACATGGTCAAAAAAGCAGCCTATACCTTTCCAGGGACATCAAAGAGTTGTTAGATCCTACGCGTTACATCATGGGAGGCATTCTGCCAGGAGGGGAGGTTTTGCTAGTAGGAGAATGAGTTCAAATGACCCGAGAGATTACAGATCAGATATAAATCAACCAGATACTGATGGTGAAAAGCTTAGTTCTGTGTATATGCTCAATGGAGGCAGAGGTGACCCTAACAAATATGCTAATGATGATAGTAGAGAACATCATGATTTGACCGAAGGTCTGCCGGTTGATGGTGTTGCCAAACTGGTGGACACTGCCAATCGGATTGATAATGAGGTGGAATTTGACAGATATGAACCTTGCCAAAGTCATGAAGGGGAAGATGAACATGAAAACTGTCAGATGGCATATTCTGGTTGTGGTTCTGTTCCACAAAGACCTCAAGAGAATGCAAGGACAGTGAAGATCACTGACACTACTTTGAACCGTTTTAATGATTTAAAGTCGCAGAATGGTTGCTTCAGCTGTGGGGATTTGGGACACAAGATCCGTGACTGTCCCAGAAAATACTCATCCGGAAGAAAGCCTAAAAGGTTTGACCATAGGCAGCATGATGCCATTGGTAAAATTGGTAGTGGTGAAGCTGAGCTAGAAAGATTTGGATCCATCTCACTGGAGAAGCTGCGGTTGAATAAGGATAGTGCTTCTGGGCACAGGAAGAGTATGAGGGCAAGTGATTCAGGAAAGAGTAAGGCAACTGACAGGACTCAAATGAAGGATCGTGGAGGAAAGAAGAGAAGTAGATGGGAAGGCGAATCTCCAAAAAGGCATAGTCCTAAGAAAGCAaggtcagttttatcaccaccTCATTCTGATTACCCTGCATCCAAGTCTTGTGCAGCTTCTCAATCATCAGAGTCTGTGTCAAGGTGTAGTAGTTCCAGAGCTAGGTCACAATCAGTATTTATGAGGGCACAGTCTTTGTCATCTGACTCAAGATCCAGCTCAAAATTGATAAGGTCCAAGTCTAGGTCAAGGTCAAGCTCCTTTACTTCGTCGTCTGAATCACTAAGCCGATCATCATATAAGGCACATGTAGATCTTAAATGCCCTGTGTCTAAAACTGAAACTCCCAAATCCAAGGAGATTCTGCTTGAAAAGAGACAGCCAATAGGAGGTGATGCCCAGAGGGTTCAAAATCCAGGTTCTGATGCTGCTGGGTGTTCGTCTGCACAGGGTTCAAAAGAGAAGGTTGATCCAGAAAATTCTGGTGGACTGGTTGTGGGAGAAACTCATTTGAAGGACCCAGCTTCAGAAATGCATGTCAGTTATTGCAATGGcaattcaacatgcatatcCTCAGAGGAAATGTGCATGGTTTTGAAGCACTATGGCATGGAACTTCCGGAAGAAAGTGAAAGGCATTTACCGATAGAGGAGTATCTTGGTTCTGCTCGCCTTTGGCCATGGGAGATCATCTATTACAGGAGGCTGAAAAAAGGCCTCGTTTCAGTTGAGAACTATGCCAGGCGAGTTTCTCAGAACCAAGAGTTTGGCATCATTGATAAGTACGTCCGAAGTAGTAGTGGATGGGGAGAAATAGATGAGGAAAACCCTTGCAAGGTAAACCATTAA